The following coding sequences lie in one Silene latifolia isolate original U9 population chromosome 5, ASM4854445v1, whole genome shotgun sequence genomic window:
- the LOC141657720 gene encoding uncharacterized protein LOC141657720 isoform X1: protein MAAKNNRISMQISLAPDVKNRRSFMCSVVKVAAVIILVYWIGSVFIVPGFRQKTLKLPITESMNLLVVDRCENQCRPRGTESLPEGIVAKHSSLEMRPLWGLPKKRESPLNLLAIAVGIKQKRLVNEMVVKFLSNEFTVMLFHYDGKVDEWRSFDWNHRVLHVSAINQTKWWFAKRFMHPDVVAAYDYVFLWDEDLGVEDFNPQRYISIVKEEGLEISQPALDGNKSEVHHQITSRGRRADVHRRTYKQGECDDDSTGPPCTGWIEVMAPVFSRAAWRCVWYMVQNDCIHAWGLDMQLGYCAQGDRTKNIGVVDAEYVIHHGLPTLGEPLGKKPRINVLDERIEVRRQSYNEYKVFRRRWDKAAKMDACWNDPYPTQSKPMLQY from the exons ATGGCTGCCAAGAACAAT AGGATTTCGATGCAGATTTCACTAGCGCCTGATGTAAAAAACCGAAGATCATTTATGTGCAGTGTTGTTAAAGTAGCTGCAGTAATTATTCTGGTTTACTGGATTGGAAGTGTGTTCATTGTACCAGGTTTTAGACAG AAGACTTTAAAATTGCCAATTACTGAAAGTATGAATCTTTTGGTGGTCGATAGATGCGAG AACCAGTGCAGACCTCGTGGAACTGAATCGTTGCCTGAAGGTATAGTTGCAAAGCATTCTAGCTTGGAGATGAGACCGTTGTGGGGCCTACCAAAG AAACGTGAATCGCCTTTGAATTTGCTAGCAATCGCTGTTGGGATTAAGCAAAAGCGACTTGTGAATGAAATGGTTGTGAAG TTTCTCTCAAATGAATTTACAGTAATGCTTTTCCATTATGATGGTAAAGTTGATGAATGGAGGAGCTTTGACTGGAATCACCGGGTTCTACATGTATCCGCCATCAATCAAACTAAGTG GTGGTTTGCAAAGCGGTTTATGCATCCAGATGTAGTTGCTGCCTACGACTATGTATTCCTCTGGGATGAAGATCTTGGAGTCGAAGATTTTAATCCTCAGCG GTACATATCTATAGTGAAGGAGGAGGGACTAGAAATATCACAGCCAGCACTCGATGGTAACAAATCGGAGGTGCACCACCAGATTACGTCCCGTGGGAGGAGAGCAGATGTTCACAG GAGAACATACAAGCAGGGTGAATGTGATGACGACAGTACAGGTCCTCCGTGTACAGG ATGGATCGAAGTCATGGCTCCTGTGTTCTCCCGAGCTGCATGGCGCTGTGTCTGGTACATGGTTCAG AATGACTGTATTCATGCTTGGGGTCTGGACATGCAGCTTGGATACTGTGCTCAG GGAGATCGTACCAAAAATATCGGTGTTGTGGATGCCGAGTATGTCATTCATCACGGCCTGCCTACTCTAGGAGAGCCCTTAGGAAAAAAG CCTCGGATTAATGTTCTTGACGAGCGAATAGAA GTAAGAAGGCAGTCTTACAACGAATACAAGGTATTCAGAAGGCGATGGGATAAAGCTGCAAAGATGGATGCATGCTGGAATGATCCGTATCCAACGCAATCGAAGCCAATGTTACAATACTAG
- the LOC141657720 gene encoding uncharacterized protein LOC141657720 isoform X2 encodes MAAKNNISLAPDVKNRRSFMCSVVKVAAVIILVYWIGSVFIVPGFRQKTLKLPITESMNLLVVDRCENQCRPRGTESLPEGIVAKHSSLEMRPLWGLPKKRESPLNLLAIAVGIKQKRLVNEMVVKFLSNEFTVMLFHYDGKVDEWRSFDWNHRVLHVSAINQTKWWFAKRFMHPDVVAAYDYVFLWDEDLGVEDFNPQRYISIVKEEGLEISQPALDGNKSEVHHQITSRGRRADVHRRTYKQGECDDDSTGPPCTGWIEVMAPVFSRAAWRCVWYMVQNDCIHAWGLDMQLGYCAQGDRTKNIGVVDAEYVIHHGLPTLGEPLGKKPRINVLDERIEVRRQSYNEYKVFRRRWDKAAKMDACWNDPYPTQSKPMLQY; translated from the exons ATGGCTGCCAAGAACAAT ATTTCACTAGCGCCTGATGTAAAAAACCGAAGATCATTTATGTGCAGTGTTGTTAAAGTAGCTGCAGTAATTATTCTGGTTTACTGGATTGGAAGTGTGTTCATTGTACCAGGTTTTAGACAG AAGACTTTAAAATTGCCAATTACTGAAAGTATGAATCTTTTGGTGGTCGATAGATGCGAG AACCAGTGCAGACCTCGTGGAACTGAATCGTTGCCTGAAGGTATAGTTGCAAAGCATTCTAGCTTGGAGATGAGACCGTTGTGGGGCCTACCAAAG AAACGTGAATCGCCTTTGAATTTGCTAGCAATCGCTGTTGGGATTAAGCAAAAGCGACTTGTGAATGAAATGGTTGTGAAG TTTCTCTCAAATGAATTTACAGTAATGCTTTTCCATTATGATGGTAAAGTTGATGAATGGAGGAGCTTTGACTGGAATCACCGGGTTCTACATGTATCCGCCATCAATCAAACTAAGTG GTGGTTTGCAAAGCGGTTTATGCATCCAGATGTAGTTGCTGCCTACGACTATGTATTCCTCTGGGATGAAGATCTTGGAGTCGAAGATTTTAATCCTCAGCG GTACATATCTATAGTGAAGGAGGAGGGACTAGAAATATCACAGCCAGCACTCGATGGTAACAAATCGGAGGTGCACCACCAGATTACGTCCCGTGGGAGGAGAGCAGATGTTCACAG GAGAACATACAAGCAGGGTGAATGTGATGACGACAGTACAGGTCCTCCGTGTACAGG ATGGATCGAAGTCATGGCTCCTGTGTTCTCCCGAGCTGCATGGCGCTGTGTCTGGTACATGGTTCAG AATGACTGTATTCATGCTTGGGGTCTGGACATGCAGCTTGGATACTGTGCTCAG GGAGATCGTACCAAAAATATCGGTGTTGTGGATGCCGAGTATGTCATTCATCACGGCCTGCCTACTCTAGGAGAGCCCTTAGGAAAAAAG CCTCGGATTAATGTTCTTGACGAGCGAATAGAA GTAAGAAGGCAGTCTTACAACGAATACAAGGTATTCAGAAGGCGATGGGATAAAGCTGCAAAGATGGATGCATGCTGGAATGATCCGTATCCAACGCAATCGAAGCCAATGTTACAATACTAG
- the LOC141657720 gene encoding uncharacterized protein LOC141657720 isoform X3 has protein sequence MAAKNNISLAPDVKNRRSFMCSVVKVAAVIILVYWIGSVFIVPGFRQTLKLPITESMNLLVVDRCENQCRPRGTESLPEGIVAKHSSLEMRPLWGLPKKRESPLNLLAIAVGIKQKRLVNEMVVKFLSNEFTVMLFHYDGKVDEWRSFDWNHRVLHVSAINQTKWWFAKRFMHPDVVAAYDYVFLWDEDLGVEDFNPQRYISIVKEEGLEISQPALDGNKSEVHHQITSRGRRADVHRRTYKQGECDDDSTGPPCTGWIEVMAPVFSRAAWRCVWYMVQNDCIHAWGLDMQLGYCAQGDRTKNIGVVDAEYVIHHGLPTLGEPLGKKPRINVLDERIEVRRQSYNEYKVFRRRWDKAAKMDACWNDPYPTQSKPMLQY, from the exons ATGGCTGCCAAGAACAAT ATTTCACTAGCGCCTGATGTAAAAAACCGAAGATCATTTATGTGCAGTGTTGTTAAAGTAGCTGCAGTAATTATTCTGGTTTACTGGATTGGAAGTGTGTTCATTGTACCAGGTTTTAGACAG ACTTTAAAATTGCCAATTACTGAAAGTATGAATCTTTTGGTGGTCGATAGATGCGAG AACCAGTGCAGACCTCGTGGAACTGAATCGTTGCCTGAAGGTATAGTTGCAAAGCATTCTAGCTTGGAGATGAGACCGTTGTGGGGCCTACCAAAG AAACGTGAATCGCCTTTGAATTTGCTAGCAATCGCTGTTGGGATTAAGCAAAAGCGACTTGTGAATGAAATGGTTGTGAAG TTTCTCTCAAATGAATTTACAGTAATGCTTTTCCATTATGATGGTAAAGTTGATGAATGGAGGAGCTTTGACTGGAATCACCGGGTTCTACATGTATCCGCCATCAATCAAACTAAGTG GTGGTTTGCAAAGCGGTTTATGCATCCAGATGTAGTTGCTGCCTACGACTATGTATTCCTCTGGGATGAAGATCTTGGAGTCGAAGATTTTAATCCTCAGCG GTACATATCTATAGTGAAGGAGGAGGGACTAGAAATATCACAGCCAGCACTCGATGGTAACAAATCGGAGGTGCACCACCAGATTACGTCCCGTGGGAGGAGAGCAGATGTTCACAG GAGAACATACAAGCAGGGTGAATGTGATGACGACAGTACAGGTCCTCCGTGTACAGG ATGGATCGAAGTCATGGCTCCTGTGTTCTCCCGAGCTGCATGGCGCTGTGTCTGGTACATGGTTCAG AATGACTGTATTCATGCTTGGGGTCTGGACATGCAGCTTGGATACTGTGCTCAG GGAGATCGTACCAAAAATATCGGTGTTGTGGATGCCGAGTATGTCATTCATCACGGCCTGCCTACTCTAGGAGAGCCCTTAGGAAAAAAG CCTCGGATTAATGTTCTTGACGAGCGAATAGAA GTAAGAAGGCAGTCTTACAACGAATACAAGGTATTCAGAAGGCGATGGGATAAAGCTGCAAAGATGGATGCATGCTGGAATGATCCGTATCCAACGCAATCGAAGCCAATGTTACAATACTAG